TGACGAAATGTGCTTGACGTTGTcaatttactttgaaatattgAGTGTGATAGGTTTGCGTTAAGTGGAAACGTATTTTAGACATAACTGAACAATGACTGATTGTTTCAATAATTTGGAGTCAGTCCACTTTCCGAACATATCTCTCTTAAGTGTTTAAACGACTATAAATATTTCTAATGCTAAGTCGAGAAAAGAGTTTGATATTACTCTTACAAAACTGTTAGCTGATTGATCTTTATTTCCAATAAAAAGcgaaatatttacttttataaaaaatcGAACATTCAACTATGTATAATTGATAAttgtagttgttttattttttgggtcTAATGTGCATTTATCCATCATCGAAATTGAAAAGAACACacgtttttcttactttttttaataaaatgttaatgacaataaattaacaaaaatcatcaagttaaacaCGGAAATAACatgataaatgattttataacttGGTTTGATAAATGATAAGGTTCAACGTTGAATGAATAATGAATGTTCATCTGTAAACTTTGTACACagttgaataataatttataGTTATGCTAATTAAATAATGTTGATCACGCATGCAATACTAATTAAATCTAAtgaaagttataaaaaaatacatagaaGCGAATCTGGCAAGATCGATTTTGATTAAACAGATGCTCAAATGTACAATTTCGCCATGCAAACATACGGACACTGTTCCTCAGTTCTGCGTTTTCATCTTTAATTGATGATATACTTCCTCCGTTCATAGCTCATGTCAGCGTTATGGACACGACAACCATTTCATTCATAGTTCAGATTTTTAGAGCAGTATTCCGAAACAGCGCATGAGTCATCTGCAACATACAGAGACTAGTAGTGAGTTATGTTTGTTAACAGAATTTCAGCTCCGCAGTCGTGGGGTCCACAGGCGATACCGATGATTCTGGATTCGCTGTAATAAACTTTGGAATGGATGAGACTGCGTTAACTTAACTTTGGCAACGCCATTTCGTGTCCTTCgtatatcaatataaatatcagGACTAAGATTAAGATGGCGCGACATGCACTTCCGGTGAAATACGAAACTGCGACCCATCATCGCATTGAAGTCATCCATGATATGTCTTGTGTAGATACCATTAATCTTTATATGATCGACATCTGAGTTTCCCTCGGCAACGTACATTGATCTAAATGTAGTGAATGGAAACAGTATAGGATTTCTGGCGAAGTACACATCAGAAACGATTACACGTGTTTCAGCTAGACTGCTGAGCATCGTCAGACGACATGATCCGCCATCTTTATATTGAAGATGCATACCGAGAGTGTTAACATCAATATAAGTATCGGTGATAGAAGCAAAAGGTCGGACAACCGTAGGGTCTGTTTGACCAATTATTACAGACGATCCAAACGGAATCCAGTCTACACCCTCTGGTGGTACAGGAAGAAGACGTGCATTGCCATCCTGGTATAGAACAAACACTTGAGCATAGCCAGAATTCCATGGAATCGGTCTGTATATTCGAAAGTATGACACATTGTTGTAGACCTCTCCAGTAGACAAATGAACCGCCATAGCATCTGGATTTAGCCACCAGAAATCACTGAAGACGGCTTCGATAATTGTGTCATCTCCTTTATAAATGCTTTTAACTTGGTCAGGCAGCATTGGTCGGCgttctaaaaataaatgttccagATGAAGAGGTTTGCTGGAATTTGATGAAATGTAAACTAAGATGACGTTGTAGTCTACATCGGTCCAGCTGAAGTCACGAGTGTTCCATTCAGTTTCAGAACGCAATGGTGTCACGTGTTTAACTTCCGGGTTTGAAATTCCAGGTAGTCTCCCCTTGTATCTGAAGGTTAGCCTAACGTCAGAGGTAAGATGTGAAAACTTGATCTTAAGCATTGTTCCCATCTCACTATCGACCATGCCCTTCGATTTGCCTTCGAGTCTAAAAGACACGAGCATCAAAAGCGCCACCTTAGAGAAAGCATCCTCACCATGACTAAAGTACAATTTGGCCTTAGGTATTTCTATTATATTCCTCATGTTTGGCATGAGCTCTATATTGTTAAATGACCAGTAGTAGGGCGACAGATGCGGACAACCGGTTGTGTTTTCTGTTCTCCAGTTTGAGAAGGCGCGATATTGCGGTAAGGCGGCAGTTATTTCGTACTCTTGAACAGAAGGATTGAAAATGGGCACGTTGATGTTATCAACCTCTGGACAGGTAGTTTTGTAAGATTCTTGCACAATGAATGAAGCCTCTGTAAGGATGTCATTCTGTCGAACGTGATAACTGAGGTCAGGGATACAGGTGAGTTCACATGATAGGATATCTTTTGTAATTTTGTCATCGTCTACGTCCATCTCAATATGATCCACTGCAAACCCATCTGCTGTACCATTGAACGATACCTGTAACATATTGGAATTGTTAAATAGTTTTGGAAATTTAGATTTGATAATTGTGGGAGGGTGATGTCAAATAAGACTGACGTTTGTAGATTGGCATCATAAACGAAATGAAATAGGCAGGATGAAGTCATGAAGGGCTAGGAGATATTTATGTCGACATTATCAAAGAGCTTTAATTAAAATTCGGAGAACTGAAGTGAACTTGATTAGATGCCCACATAAACGAAAATGAAGTTAAAACTATAGGAAGACTACATAAACTAAGTATACTGTTTTAAGATGACCAAATTAACAAAGTTAAAATTTGCAGGTGTACCAAACAAACGGAAATAGAGTTTGAAGGTTGACAACATAAACGGAGGTAAAGTACATAGGAATAGCACATAAAGGGATATAAAGTTTGTAGGAGTATGATCACATAATCAAATGAAGACCACATGAACGTAGATAAAGTTTGTATGATGACAAACCAAACAGAAATGATGACTGTAAATCGACCGCAAAGTCTATAAATTGATAACACAAACAGAAATAAAGTTTGTAAGATGGCCAAATAAACGGAAACAATGTTGACTGGATTACCACATAAACGGAATATAAAGTTTGAAGATTGATAACATAAACAGAAATAAAGTTTGTAAGATAATAAAATCAACGCAAATAAAGGTTGTAGGATGACAAAAACAAACGGAATTAAGGTTTGTTGGTTGATAACACAAACAGAAATAATGTTTGTAAGATGACCAAATAAACGGATACAATGTTGACTGGATTACCACATAAACGGAAATAAAGTTTGTAGGTTGCCTTTGTAAATTGAAGTTTGTAGTTTGACGACATAAACGCAGGCATGCTTTGATGGTTTGCCACATTTAATTTACGAAATGAAGTAAGCAGACTGACTTTAACAATGATGTCATTTTGATGACTTTGAACTAACTTGCCAACAGCCttaacatgttttgtttatataaaatggatagtaaatgtttgtttaattgcTGGATCTATATGCAAATGTTTGATACTGAAAAGTAAAAACTTGTCTTTCGAAGTTTCCGCTTGACAGGTTATTATGAAGTCATTAAATATTACAAAGTAGtgaaatatcattgtttaaagtattttatgtctgcagtaaacaaataaacatttaatacTTTTACGAACGTTTGCTTTATGTTATTTCCTTCAATGCATGTAcgatattgtaagagaacaataaactttttatgagCTATTTCCGGTTGTTAAAATTTACATTCTTAAAGTACGTCTAAGTTTGTCTTTACTACTGA
This window of the Mercenaria mercenaria strain notata chromosome 5, MADL_Memer_1, whole genome shotgun sequence genome carries:
- the LOC123556771 gene encoding uncharacterized protein LOC123556771, which codes for MTDRCSVRVRGVKTFTALYKRCCRNILINLRTTVIQRSIMTMRNSLLVLPVLLAFVWMSEAKIFILQTDFHRNRENHPVWDLTNSSDGTAVILEPNKYLSVNFCLRRRTKVRLTDFRFSNGNNSEIVQVKIDNTLMGLFESATNPKRSWNIFFSTGTFPRVPDLAIGWHKLTVSFNGTADGFAVDHIEMDVDDDKITKDILSCELTCIPDLSYHVRQNDILTEASFIVQESYKTTCPEVDNINVPIFNPSVQEYEITAALPQYRAFSNWRTENTTGCPHLSPYYWSFNNIELMPNMRNIIEIPKAKLYFSHGEDAFSKVALLMLVSFRLEGKSKGMVDSEMGTMLKIKFSHLTSDVRLTFRYKGRLPGISNPEVKHVTPLRSETEWNTRDFSWTDVDYNVILVYISSNSSKPLHLEHLFLERRPMLPDQVKSIYKGDDTIIEAVFSDFWWLNPDAMAVHLSTGEVYNNVSYFRIYRPIPWNSGYAQVFVLYQDGNARLLPVPPEGVDWIPFGSSVIIGQTDPTVVRPFASITDTYIDVNTLGMHLQYKDGGSCRLTMLSSLAETRVIVSDVYFARNPILFPFTTFRSMYVAEGNSDVDHIKINGIYTRHIMDDFNAMMGRSFVFHRKCMSRHLNLSPDIYIDIRRTRNGVAKVKLTQSHPFQSLLQRIQNHRYRLWTPRLRS